A region from the Canis lupus dingo isolate Sandy chromosome 9, ASM325472v2, whole genome shotgun sequence genome encodes:
- the LOC112655490 gene encoding keratin, type I cuticular Ha7-like yields MTSHHCSSLLSKQVSEAKAASLRLSATVAHANRLRVGATPLGQPSLCMPHSCHTACPLPGTRNIPGNIGVCENYGEGAPNGHEKVTMQFLNDRLANYLEKVRQLERDNEELETTIREASKCHESSMCPDYQSYFQTIEELQQKILCIKSENNRLVVQIDNAKLAADDFRTKYQTEHSLCQLGEADICGLRRMLDDLTLAKCDLEAQLESLKEELLCLKKNHEQEVHILKCQLGDKLQIKLDVEPTVDLGRVLEDMRCHYEAMVQTSRNDVEEWFQDQSESISQQDMSCSEELRCCQSEILELRRTVNALEVELQAQHTLKDCLQNSLCEADARFGTELAQMQILISNVEEQLSEIRGDLERQNQEYQVLLDIKARLECEINTYRKLLESEDCKLPCNPCATPAASTLCPAPAACTPCSPCCSGPPRASCGTCSSSRC; encoded by the exons ATGACTTCTCATCATTGCAGTTCTCTCCTCAGTAAACAGGTTTCAGAGGCCAAGGCTGCATCCCTGCGCTTGTCAGCCACCGTGGCACATGCCAACCGACTGCGTGTGGGGGCAACCCCTCTGGGCCAACCCAGCCTCTGTATGCCCCACAGCTGCCACACTGCTTGCCCCTTGCCAGGGACCCGCAACATTCCTGGAAACATTGGAGTCTGTGAGAACTATGGGGAAGGCGCTCCCAATGGCCACGAGAAGGTGACCATGCAGTTCCTGAATGATCGCCTGGCCAACTACCTGGAGAAGGTGCGCCAGCTGGAGAGGGACAATGAAGAGCTAGAGACCACTATCCGAGAGGCAAGCAAATGCCACGAGTCTAGCATGTGTCCAGACTACCAGTCCTACTTTCAGACCATCGAGGAGCTCCAGCAGAAG ATTCTGTGCATCAAATCTGAGAACAACAGGCTGGTTGTGCAAATAGACAATGCCAAGCTGGCTGCAGATGACTTCAGGACCAA GTACCAGACAGAGCATTCACTCTGCCAGCTGGGGGAAGCTGACATTTGCGGCCTGCGCAGGATGTTGGATGACCTTACACTTGCCAAGTGCGACCTGGAGGCCCAGCTGGAGTCCCTCAAGGAGGAGCTGCTCTGCCTTAAGAAGAACCATGAGCAG GAAGTCCACATCCTTAAGTGCCAGCTGGGAGATAAGCTCCAGATTAAGCTGGATGTTGAGCCCACCGTGGACCTGGGCAGGGTGCTGGAGGACATGAGGTGCCACTATGAGGCCATGGTGCAGACCAGCCGCAATGATGTGGAAGAGTGGTTCCAAGATCAG TCTGAGAGCATCAGCCAGCAGGACATGTCCTGCTCTGAGGAGTTGCGGTGCTGCCAGTCGGAGATCCTGGAGCTGAGACGCACGGTGAACGCCCTGGAGGTGGAGCTTCAGGCCCAGCACACGCTG AAAGACTGTCTGCAGAACTCTCTGTGTGAAGCCGATGCCCGTTTTGGCACGGAGCTGGCGCAGATGCAGATCCTGATCAGCAACGTGGAGGAGCAGCTGTCTGAGATCCGGGGTGACCTGGAGCGGCAGAACCAGGAGTACCAGGTGCTGCTGGACATTAAGGCTCGGTTGGAGTGTGAGATCAACACATACCGGAAACTTCTGGAGAGCGAGGACTGCAA GCTCCCTTGCAACCCATGTGCAACCCCAGCAGCCAGCACCCTCTGTCCAGCCCCTGCAGCCTGTaccccctgctctccctgctgTTCTGGGCCCCCTCGGGCCTCCTGTGGTACCTGTTCATCATCTCGATGCTGA
- the LOC112655473 gene encoding keratin, type I cuticular Ha8-like encodes MTSCYINSSHCLGSTKMPTATNVCGPCTDIGGQPGSEGNASSLCLLATIAHANRPRVGATPLGQPSLCMPHSCQTACPLPGTRNIPGNIGVCENYGEGAPNGHEKVTMQFLNDRLANYLEKVRQLERDNEELETKIRESSKCHESTVCPDYQSYFQTIKELQQKILCSKAENTRMVIQIDNAKLAADDFRIKHESELSLRQVVEADMCGMHKLMDDLSLAKADLEAQQESLKEELLCLKRNHEQEVSILRGQLGDKLQIKLDVEPTVDLGRVLEDMRCHYEAMVQTSRNDVEEWFQDQSESISQQDMSCSEELRCCQSEILELRRTVNALEVELQAQHTLKDCLQNSLCEADARFGTELAQMQILISNVEEQLSEIRGDLERQNQEYQVLLDVKARLECEIATYRKLLESEDCKLPINPCSTAASRVLGPSCAPATCSPL; translated from the exons ATGACTTCCTGCTACATCAACTCATCCCACTGTCTGGGCAGCACCAAGATGCCTACAGCAACAAATGTCTGTGGCCCCTGCACTGACATTGGAGGCCAGCCTGGGTCAGAGGGCAACGCTTCATCTCTGTGCCTGTTGGCCACCATTGCACATGCCAACCGACCACGTGTTGGGGCAACCCCTCTGGGCCAACCCAGCCTCTGTATGCCCCACAGCTGCCAAACTGCTTGCCCCTTGCCAGGGACCCGCAACATTCCTGGCAACATTGGAGTCTGTGAGAACTATGGGGAAGGCGCTCCCAATGGCCATGAGAAGGTGACCATGCAGTTCCTGAATGATCGCCTGGCCAACTACCTGGAGAAGGTGCGCCAGCTGGAGAGGGACAATGAGGAGCTGGAGACCAAGATCCGAGAGTCAAGCAAATGCCATGAGTCCACTGTGTGTCCAGACTACCAGTCCTACTTTCAGACCATCAAGGAGCTCCAGCAGAAG ATCCTGTGTAGCAAGGCTGAGAATACCAGAATGGTTATCCAAATTGACAATGCCAAGCTGGCTGCTGATGACTTTAGAATCAA ACATGAGAGTGAGCTCTCCCTGCGCCAGGTGGTAGAGGCGGACATGTGTGGGATGCACAAGCTCATGGATGACCTGAGCCTGGCCAAGGCTGACCTGGAGGCCCAGCAGGAGTCCCTGAAGGAGGAGCTGCTCTGCCTCAAGAGGAACCACGAacag GAAGTGAGCATTCTGAGGGGCCAGCTGGGGGACAAGCTCCAGATTAAGCTGGATGTTGAGCCCACCGTGGACCTGGGCAGAGTGCTGGAGGACATGAGGTGCCACTATGAGGCCATGGTGCAGACCAGCCGCAATGATGTGGAGGAGTGGTTCCAAGATCAG TCTGAGAGCATCAGCCAGCAGGACATGTCCTGCTCTGAGGAGTTGCGGTGCTGCCAGTCGGAGATCCTGGAGCTGAGACGCACGGTGAACGCCCTGGAGGTGGAGCTTCAGGCCCAGCACACACTG AAAGACTGTCTGCAGAACTCTCTGTGTGAAGCCGATGCCCGTTTTGGCACGGAGCTGGCGCAGATGCAGATCCTGATCAGCAACGTGGAGGAGCAGCTGTCTGAGATCCGGGGTGACCTGGAGCGGCAGAACCAGGAGTACCAGGTGCTGCTGGATGTCAAGGCTCGGCTGGAGTGTGAGATTGCCACGTACCGGAAACTTCTGGAGAGTGAGGATTGCAA ACTCCCCATCAATCCCTGCTCTACGGCTGCTTCCCGTGTCCTTGGGCCAAGCTGTGCCCCTGCCACCTGCAGCCCTCTCTAA
- the LOC112655436 gene encoding keratin, type I cuticular Ha1: MPYNCCLPNLSCRSTCSSRPCVPPSCHTCTLPGACNIPANVGNCGWFCEGSFNGSEKETMQFLNDRLASYLEKVRQLERENAELESRIRERCQQQEPFVCPSYQSYFRTIEELQQKILCTKSENAKLVVQVDNAKLAADDFRTKYETELGLRQLVESDINGLRRILDELTLCKSDLEAQVESLKEELLCLKRNHEEEVNTLRCQIGDRLNVEVDAAPAVDLNRVLNETRSQYEALVETNRRDVEEWFTTQTEELNKQVVSSSEQLQSCQAEIIELRRTVNALEIELQAQHNLRDSLENTLTETEARYSSQLGQLQCMITNVESQLAEIRSDLERQNQEYQVLLDVRARLECEINTYRGLLESEDCKLPCNPCATTNACGSSGSCVSNSCAPCTPCAPRPRCGPCNSFVR; the protein is encoded by the exons ATGCCTTACAACTGCTGCCTGCCCAACCTGAGCTGCCGCTCCACCTGCTCCTCCCGGCCCTGCGTGCCCCCCAGCTGCCACACCTGcaccctgcctggggcctgcaaCATCCCCGCCAATGTGGGCAACTGTGGCTGGTTCTGCGAGGGCTCCTTCAATGGCAGCGAGAAGGAGACCATGCAGTTCCTGAACGACCGCCTGGCCAGCTACCTGGAGAAGGTGCGTCAGCTGGAGCGGGAGAACGCGGAGCTGGAGAGCCGCATCCGGGAACGGTGCCAGCAGCAGGAGCCCTTTGTGTGCCCCAGCTACCAGTCCTACTTCCGGACCATTGAGGAGCTCCAGCAGAAG ATCCTGTGCACCAAGTCTGAGAATGCAAAGCTGGTGGTTCAGGTTGACAATGCCAAGCTGGCTGCTGATGATTTCAGAACCAA GTATGAGACAGAGCTGGGCTTGCGGCAGCTTGTGGAGTCAGACATCAACGGCCTGCGCCGGATCCTGGATGAGCTGACCTTGTGCAAGTCCGACCTGGAGGCCCAGGTGGAGTCCCTGAAGGAGGAGCTTCTCTGCCTCAAGAGGAACCATGAGGAG GAAGTCAACACCCTGCGCTGCCAGATTGGAGACCGCCTCAATGTGGAAGTGGACGCAGCCCCTGCCGTGGACCTGAACCGTGTGCTCAACGAGACCAGGAGTCAGTATGAGGCCCTGGTGGAGACCAATCGCAGGGACGTGGAGGAATGGTTCACCACCCAG ACTGAGGAGCTAAACAAGCAGGTAGTGTCCAGCTCGGAGCAGCTGCAGTCCTGCCAGGCGGAGATCATTGAGCTGAGACGCACGGTCAACGCCCTGGAGATCGAGCTCCAGGCCCAACACAACCTG AGGGACTCCCTGGAGAACACGCTGACAGAGACTGAGGCACGCTACAGCTCTCAGCTGGGCCAGTTGCAGTGCATGATCACCAACGTGGAGTCCCAGCTGGCTGAGATCAGGAGTGATCTGGAGCGGCAGAACCAGGAGTACCAGGTGCTGCTGGATGTGCGGGCCCGGCTGGAGTGTGAGATCAACACATACCGGGGTCTGCTGGAGAGCGAGGACTGCAA GCTGCCCTGCAACCCTTGTGCCACAACGAATGCATGTGGATCTTCCGGGTCCTGTGTCTCTAATTCCTGTGCCCCCTGCACGCCTTGTGCCCCCCGCCCACGCTGTGGGCCTTGCAACTCCTTCGTCCGATAA